GATGCTGTCTTCCTTGTTGCCTTTGCTTTGATAGAGCACGACCTTGAAATGCTCCGGCACATCCGAGGCGCAGGGAATCTTGTAAGTCGAAGGCGCGTGGGTGCGCAGGCGGCCTTCCGCGTCGAAAACCAGTTCTTCGGTGGTCAGCCAGCCCATGCCCTGCACGAAGCCGCCTTCAATCTGGCCGATATCCAGCGCCGGATTGAGCGAACGGCCGACATCCTGAAGAATATCCACCTTGGTGACTTTCATCTCGCCGGTCAGCACATCGACCAGAACTTCTGAACAGGCAGCGCCATTGGCGAAATAGAAGAAGGGTTGGCCCTTTCCCGATGGCCTGTCCCAATGGATTTTTGGCGTGGCATAGAAGCCGGTGGAGGACAACGAGATGCGCGCGGCCCGCACGGCCTGGGCCAGTTGGGTGAAGCTCATCGCCTTCTTGCCGGCACTCACCACACTGTTTTCAAATTTTACTGCAGCGGGTTTGACCTTCCACAGCTTGGCGGCAAATTCAGTCATGCGCGCTTTGATGGTGTTGGCCGCGTTGAAAGCGGCCATGCCGTTGAGGTCAGTGCCGGAGGATGCGGCGGTGGGTGAAGTGTTCGGCACTTTGTCGGTGCGGGTGGCGGTGATGTTCACGCGCTCCACATCAATGCTGAAAACCTCGGCCACAACCTGCGCCACTTTTTGATAAAGCCCCTGCCCCATCTCGGTGCCGCCGTGATTGAGATGCACGGAACCATCGGTATAGACATGCACCAGTGCTCCGGCCTGGTTCATCTGGGTGAAGGTGAAGGAGATGCCGAACTTCACCGGGGTGAGTGCGAGGCCTTTTTTCAGCCAGCGGCTCTGCTTGTTGAACTTGGTAATCTCCTTGCGGCGCTTGGCATATTGCGAGGTGCGCTCCAGCTCGGACACGAGATTAACGAGCACGTGCTCTTCAATCTTCTGGCCATAGGGCGTGACATCGCGGCCCCGGACGTAGAGATTCTTCTTGCGTAGCTCCAACGCATCAATGCCCAGAGAGATGGCGAGTTGCTCCATCATCGCATCGGCAAAGATGATGCCTTGTGGGCCACCGAAGCCGCGATAAGCAGTGTTGGACACAGTGTTGGTGCGCAGGCGCCGCGTGCCGATGTGATATTCGGGGTAGAAATATGAATTGTCGGAATGGAACATGGCGCGATCACAGATCGCGTCTGACAGATCGGCTGAGTAACCGCAGCGGCCGAAGAGATCGACGGAGACACCCTTGATGCGCAGGTCCTTGCCGACACCCACTTCAAACTCCGCTTCGAAGTCATGGCGCTTGCCCGTCATGATCATGTCGTCGTCGCGGTCGAGGCGGCATTTGGCCGGGCGGTTCAGCTTATAGGCCGTGAGGGCAGCCAGGCACGCCCATTGTGCCGCCTGGCTTTCCTTGCCGCCAAAACCGCCGCCCATGCGCCGGCATTCGCAGGTGACCAGGGCATCATCAATGCCCAGCATATGCGCCACGAGATGCTGCACTTCGGTCGGGTGCTGGGTGGAGCAGTGCACGAACATGCCGCCCTTTTCCTGCGGCACGACGTAAGACACTTGGCCTTCGAGATAGAATTGTTCCTGCCCGCCGATGGTCAGTTTGCCCTTGTGGCGATGCGCAGAGGCTTTCAATGCGCCGGCGAGGTTTTTGCTGTTGAAGGCATAGGGTGGTGAAATATCCTGGGTGCCCATGGCCACCGCGTCGGCCACCGAGACAGCCGGCTTTTCCTTGGCCACTTCAATCACCGCAAGGCGCGTGGCACGGCGCGCGGCATCGCGGGTTTCACCCACGACAGCGAAAATCACCTGGCCATGAAAGGCAATCTCGCCGCGCGCGAGAACGGGATCATCATCCCGGCCCACCGGGCTGCAGCCATTGGTATGCGGAATATCTTCGGCAGTGAAAACCGCCAACACGCCGGGTGCAGCCCTAACAGCGGACAAGTCCAGCTTGGTGATCTTGCCCTTGGCAGCGTCCTTGGCATAGCCGGGGGCTACATGCACCGTGCCTTCGATTTCGGGAATGTCGTCGACGTAATTGGCAAGGCCCTGTACATGAAGATCAGCACTGTCATGCTTCAGCGACCTTCCAACTTGTGCGAGGGGGCGGGCCATCGGCTTCATGCGACCAGAACCCGGGTTTGCGTTTCACCCTGCAATTCCAACAGCGCCTTCTTGAGAAGAGCGGCTGCCGTCTCGCGCCGGTATTCGGCGGAGGCCCGCATATCGGTGAGCGGCGCATAATCATCGAGCGTGATGGACAGCGCTTGCGCAAGTGTTTTGCCGCGCAATGCGTCTTCCGTTTTGGTGGCGCGCTTTGGAGTTGCTGCCATGCCGCCGAAAGCGATGCGGGCTTCGCTGATCACATCGCCATCCAGCGTGAAACGGAAGGCGGCCATGACAGCGGAAATATCCTGGTCGAAACGTTTGGATATTTTGTAGGCCTTGAACTGCTGATTGGCCTTCAGTTTGGGCACATCGATCTGCCAGACCAGTTCGCCGGGCACGCGGTCCTGCTTGCCGTAAGCGATGAAGTAATCTTCTATGGGCATGGCCCGCGTGGCTTCACCGTTGCGCAGGGTGAGCGTGGCGCCGAGCGCGATCAGCATGGGTGGCGTATCACCGATGGGCGAACCATTGGCGACATTGCCGCCAATCGTGCCCGAATTGCGCACCTGAGTTGACCCAATGCGCCGCACAACACTTCCGAAATCTGCTGCGTGCGATGAAAGCGCATTCAGCGCTGCTGTGTAGGTGGCCCCGGCCCCGACAGAAATTCCGTCCCCGCTCACTTTGACTTCGGCAAAGTCAGTGGCGCGGCCTGTATAGATGATCTGCTTTTGTGGGCGCATCAGCTTGGTCACCCAGAGCCCAATATCGGTGGCTCCGGCGACAATGCGCGCTTGCGGATATTTTGCGGCCAAAGTGGCTAGCGCCGCGCCCGATGCGGGGGCAGCGAAGAAGGAGTCTTCGTTGCCGATGAACAGGTCTTCATTGGCGATGGATTGCAAAGCGGCGGCAGCCTGTTTGGCATCGGCGCTGAATTTGTCGGAGAGCTTGTTGCAGGCTTTCAAGCCAGCATCGACGATGGGTTTGTAGCCGGTGCAGCGGCAGAGATTGCCGGCTATAGCCAGCAGAATATCATCCCGCGAAACATTCTGTTTCTGGTGGCCCAGCGCAAACAGCGACATTACAAAGCCCGGTGTGCAGAAGCCGCATTGCGAACCGTGGGTTTCCACCATGGCGGCCTGCACAGGATGCAGCTTGCCGCCCTCGGCGAGGTCTTCGACGGTGATCAGTTCCTTGCCGTGGATCTGGCCCAGAAAAAGGATGCAGGCATTGACGGCCTTGTACTGCACGCTGCCATTCACCAGGTCGCCCAGCACCACGGTGCAGGCGCCGCAATCGCCTTCATTGCAGCCTTCCTTGGTGCCGCGCGAACGCTCGGTGAGGCGCAGGTAATCCAGCAGCATCGTATCGGGTACGAAATTTTCCACCTGCACCATTTTGCCACGCCGCAGGAAGGAGAGCGCCATTACGAGCCCCGATAGGTCGAATAGCCGAAGGGCGAGAGCAGGAGCGGCACATGATAATGTGCGCTTGCGTCGGAGATGCCAAAAGAGATCGGAATCACATCAAGGAACAGCGGCTCGGGCAGTTCGATGCCTGAAGAACGCAAATAATCGCCGGCATGAAAGCGCAACTCATATCGCCCGGTGCTAAGATCGTCGCCTTCGAGAAGCGGCGCATCGGCGCGGCCATCATCGTTAGTGGTGATCACCTTGACACGCTCGCCGCCGCGCCACACTTCAATGGCCAAGCCCGCCGCTGGCTTGCCTGTTGCGGTATCCAACACATGGGTCGTCAGTCTTCCCATTCCGTCAGGTCCATTCCCGTCAAAACGGAAGAATCTTAACACGCGGGAATTGTTCTCAAAAGTACAAAATGGAAGTGCTCCTGTTCACTTTTTGAGAACAGCA
This genomic interval from Aestuariivirga litoralis contains the following:
- the xdhB gene encoding xanthine dehydrogenase molybdopterin binding subunit, with the protein product MARPLAQVGRSLKHDSADLHVQGLANYVDDIPEIEGTVHVAPGYAKDAAKGKITKLDLSAVRAAPGVLAVFTAEDIPHTNGCSPVGRDDDPVLARGEIAFHGQVIFAVVGETRDAARRATRLAVIEVAKEKPAVSVADAVAMGTQDISPPYAFNSKNLAGALKASAHRHKGKLTIGGQEQFYLEGQVSYVVPQEKGGMFVHCSTQHPTEVQHLVAHMLGIDDALVTCECRRMGGGFGGKESQAAQWACLAALTAYKLNRPAKCRLDRDDDMIMTGKRHDFEAEFEVGVGKDLRIKGVSVDLFGRCGYSADLSDAICDRAMFHSDNSYFYPEYHIGTRRLRTNTVSNTAYRGFGGPQGIIFADAMMEQLAISLGIDALELRKKNLYVRGRDVTPYGQKIEEHVLVNLVSELERTSQYAKRRKEITKFNKQSRWLKKGLALTPVKFGISFTFTQMNQAGALVHVYTDGSVHLNHGGTEMGQGLYQKVAQVVAEVFSIDVERVNITATRTDKVPNTSPTAASSGTDLNGMAAFNAANTIKARMTEFAAKLWKVKPAAVKFENSVVSAGKKAMSFTQLAQAVRAARISLSSTGFYATPKIHWDRPSGKGQPFFYFANGAACSEVLVDVLTGEMKVTKVDILQDVGRSLNPALDIGQIEGGFVQGMGWLTTEELVFDAEGRLRTHAPSTYKIPCASDVPEHFKVVLYQSKGNKEDSIYRSKAVGEPPLNLPVSVWCAVMNAVASLRPGVVPDLHAPATAEAIMKAVKSMGAAA
- the xdhA gene encoding xanthine dehydrogenase small subunit, with translation MALSFLRRGKMVQVENFVPDTMLLDYLRLTERSRGTKEGCNEGDCGACTVVLGDLVNGSVQYKAVNACILFLGQIHGKELITVEDLAEGGKLHPVQAAMVETHGSQCGFCTPGFVMSLFALGHQKQNVSRDDILLAIAGNLCRCTGYKPIVDAGLKACNKLSDKFSADAKQAAAALQSIANEDLFIGNEDSFFAAPASGAALATLAAKYPQARIVAGATDIGLWVTKLMRPQKQIIYTGRATDFAEVKVSGDGISVGAGATYTAALNALSSHAADFGSVVRRIGSTQVRNSGTIGGNVANGSPIGDTPPMLIALGATLTLRNGEATRAMPIEDYFIAYGKQDRVPGELVWQIDVPKLKANQQFKAYKISKRFDQDISAVMAAFRFTLDGDVISEARIAFGGMAATPKRATKTEDALRGKTLAQALSITLDDYAPLTDMRASAEYRRETAAALLKKALLELQGETQTRVLVA
- the uraH gene encoding hydroxyisourate hydrolase, coding for MGRLTTHVLDTATGKPAAGLAIEVWRGGERVKVITTNDDGRADAPLLEGDDLSTGRYELRFHAGDYLRSSGIELPEPLFLDVIPISFGISDASAHYHVPLLLSPFGYSTYRGS